In Prosthecobacter sp. SYSU 5D2, one genomic interval encodes:
- a CDS encoding O-antigen ligase family protein has protein sequence MEYRAALIFLFLYYIRPQDWVPAISGANVIRPMMLIWLVSILSARSRPVVTGILRTPHDWAILAYYAYIVWHAPDFSGTLKGFLPFVVFYVFTVKSLISWERLQGYLKFWNFMLMGVAAMAVASLHGVDMTGAKDATEKMFGRLCIGTWLHDNPNALAHSVIVVLPLSYIFYFWKRGVIGRMIIFPACVTLACYCVYATESKGSFLVGGVLLVMIFVVGRPKPVQILALTMAATMGVSALSFLPRMQQMGNLRGDAGVQGRLMVWEMAKRTAEEKSTGVGWKQFQGFIIWDGQMENKATHSSYVQIGGDLGPYGMFFYLLPLWLALRSLLMSAKLTREDPRMERCRRAIMILIIAYMVSGWMINREYHTEYFLLIAAAAALHRLTLAQELETAALLNETQTKAVEGQMVLANEAPPTGVLPVFEALHQKGKRLWNRITVVDVGIGVTMTWAVMSAWDYILKNL, from the coding sequence ATGGAATATCGCGCCGCCCTCATATTCCTTTTTCTTTATTACATCCGTCCCCAGGACTGGGTGCCTGCGATTTCGGGCGCGAACGTCATCCGTCCGATGATGCTCATCTGGCTGGTCAGTATTCTGAGCGCACGGTCCAGACCTGTGGTTACGGGCATTTTGCGGACGCCCCATGACTGGGCGATTCTGGCCTATTATGCCTATATCGTATGGCACGCCCCAGATTTCTCCGGCACTCTCAAAGGCTTTCTCCCTTTCGTGGTTTTTTATGTTTTTACTGTCAAATCACTGATCTCCTGGGAACGTCTGCAAGGGTATCTGAAATTTTGGAACTTCATGCTCATGGGTGTTGCAGCCATGGCGGTGGCCAGTCTTCATGGGGTGGATATGACGGGAGCCAAAGACGCCACTGAAAAGATGTTTGGCCGGCTTTGTATCGGCACCTGGTTGCATGACAACCCCAACGCCCTCGCCCACTCGGTCATTGTCGTTCTGCCCCTGAGCTATATTTTTTATTTCTGGAAGCGTGGGGTGATCGGCCGGATGATCATCTTTCCAGCCTGCGTGACCCTGGCCTGCTATTGTGTTTACGCGACGGAATCCAAGGGTTCCTTTTTGGTTGGCGGTGTGCTGCTGGTGATGATCTTTGTGGTCGGAAGGCCCAAACCTGTGCAGATCCTGGCTTTGACAATGGCCGCTACGATGGGGGTCTCAGCCCTCAGCTTCCTGCCTCGCATGCAGCAGATGGGCAATCTTAGAGGTGACGCTGGGGTTCAGGGCCGTCTGATGGTCTGGGAAATGGCCAAGCGGACTGCTGAGGAAAAAAGCACGGGGGTCGGGTGGAAGCAGTTCCAGGGATTCATCATCTGGGATGGCCAGATGGAAAACAAGGCCACACATTCCAGCTATGTCCAGATTGGAGGAGATCTGGGACCCTACGGCATGTTCTTTTACCTTCTGCCCCTCTGGCTGGCTCTGAGATCCCTTTTAATGAGTGCTAAACTGACCCGCGAAGATCCTCGCATGGAACGCTGCAGACGGGCCATTATGATTTTGATCATCGCCTACATGGTTTCTGGGTGGATGATCAATCGTGAATATCACACGGAGTACTTCCTGCTGATCGCTGCAGCCGCCGCATTGCACCGCCTGACCCTTGCCCAAGAACTGGAAACGGCTGCCTTGCTCAATGAAACCCAGACGAAGGCCGTGGAAGGCCAAATGGTCTTAGCAAATGAAGCGCCTCCAACGGGCGTTTTACCGGTATTTGAGGCCTTGCACCAAAAAGGAAAAAGGCTCTGGAACCGCATCACCGTTGTGGATGTGGGCATAGGAGTGACGATGACCTGGGCGGTCATGTCCGCCTGGGATTACATCCTCAAGAACCTGTAA